A single Nicotiana tabacum cultivar K326 chromosome 5, ASM71507v2, whole genome shotgun sequence DNA region contains:
- the LOC107774233 gene encoding LOW QUALITY PROTEIN: E3 ubiquitin-protein ligase RHF2A (The sequence of the model RefSeq protein was modified relative to this genomic sequence to represent the inferred CDS: inserted 1 base in 1 codon) produces the protein MDEVMKTEGHLTSPAAFVEGGIQDACDDSCSICLEAFCESDPSTVTSCNHEFHLQCVLEWCQRSSNCPMCWQSISLKDQMSQELFEVVEQERNFRVNAERNATLLHLPALGDFGLQHLPVDIDDPELEERILQHLAAAVSMGRAHHAGRREGSRNRSSTNDHPQFFHPNSSPTTSVSPSHTGISSDLAAATIADSSLPITPGNSESAQHTPHLSSVQSNQLSASSSRSVLNPATIQGISIGDRHSSSSSLTPSQGKAGPSDLQSLSESWKSRFNSLSMKYKESISKNTRGWKERLFSRSSSMPDVGSGRSEANAGIASLSRLMERLETRENSRAGSVSAVTNMVDSSXHTPERPW, from the exons ATGGATGAGGTCATGAAAACAGAGGGTCATTTGACATCACCTGCAGCTTTTGTGGAAGGTGGAATTCAAGATGCCTGTGATGATTCTTGCAGCATTTGCCTCGAGGCTTTCTGCGAAAGCGATCCTTCTACG GTAACTAGCTGCAATCATGAGTTTCATCTCCAATGTGTCCTGGAATG gTGTCAGAGAAGTTCTAATTGTCCAATGTGTTGGCAGTCCATAAGTTTGAAAGATCAGATGAG TCAAGAATTGTTTGAGGTTGTGGAACAAGAAAGGAACTTTAGAGTTAATGCGGAAAGAAATGCTACACTATTGCACCTTCCTGCGCTTGGAGATTTCGGATTACAGCAT TTACCTGTGGATATTGATGATCCTGAACTTGAAGAGCGCATTCTTCAGCATTTGGCTGCTGCAGTTTCAATGGGAAGGGCTCACCATGCGGGTCGAAGGGAGGGCTCAAGAAATCGCTCATCCACCAATGACCATCCACAATTTTTTCATCCTAATTCCTCTCCTACCACTTCTGTTTCACCTTCTCATACGGGAATAAGTTCTGATCTTGCTGCAGCCACAATAGCTGATTCTTCTCTTCCCATTACCCCCGGTAACAGTGAATCAGCACAACATACGCCTCACCTTTCATCAGTTCAAAGTAATCAACTTTCTGCTTCATCATCTCGATCTGTTCTGAACCCAGCCACAATACAAGGAATATCTATTGGTGATAG ACACTCTTCTAGTTCGTCCTTGACACCAAGCCAAGGGAAAGCTGGACCATCAGACCTTCAGTCACTATCAGAGTCCTGGAAATCTCGATTTAATTCTCTATCAATGAA ATATAAAGAATCAATCTCAAAGAATACACGAGGGTGGAAGGAGAGATTGTTTTCTCGAAGCTCTTCAATGCCTGATGTTGGTTCTGGTAGGAGCGAGGCGAATGCTGGAATTGCTAGTCTATCTCGCCTGATGGAACGCCTGGAAACTCGAGAAAATAGTAGAGCTGGTTCTGTTTCAGCAGTTACTAATATGGTGGATTCTT CACACACTCCAGAGAGACCATGGTAA